One region of Polynucleobacter sp. SHI8 genomic DNA includes:
- the ftsZ gene encoding cell division protein FtsZ encodes MEFEIVDESVAGKTNIRVVGVGGAGGNAVQHMIRRGVQGVEFICMNTDAGALQRSKAELNLQLGDKGLGAGAKPEVGEQAAQEAKARIADALQGAHMVFITAGMGGGTGTGAAPVVAQIAKEMGILTVGVVSKPFDFEGAKRSKVAENGAAELEKYVDSLIVVLNEKLFEVMGEDAEMHTAFSAADDVLHNAVAGIAEIINEHGLINVDFEDVKTVMGEQGKAMMGTATVSGVDRARLAAEAAVASPLLEGVDLSGARGVLVNITASRSLKLSETREVMAAIRGYAAEDATIIFGTVYDESLADAIRVTVVATGLNGGKKNQQRPEEVFWREQATGTYNATPAMADLKTFQPTSPIATQALSQVTSGYASNMPTLGQAMPETSAIETASGIPAVFKPSPNRGPTPSLGASSSPQARTLLEKGTDFYDIPAFLRKQAD; translated from the coding sequence ATGGAATTTGAGATAGTAGATGAATCTGTTGCTGGCAAGACCAACATTCGTGTGGTCGGAGTCGGTGGCGCGGGCGGCAATGCAGTACAACACATGATTCGTCGTGGTGTACAAGGCGTTGAGTTTATTTGTATGAATACAGATGCTGGAGCATTACAGCGTTCAAAAGCTGAGCTGAACTTACAGCTAGGTGATAAAGGACTTGGTGCGGGCGCCAAACCTGAAGTAGGTGAACAGGCAGCTCAAGAAGCAAAAGCAAGAATTGCAGATGCATTGCAAGGTGCTCACATGGTATTTATTACAGCGGGTATGGGTGGTGGAACTGGTACAGGAGCTGCTCCGGTTGTTGCGCAAATTGCGAAAGAAATGGGTATTCTGACTGTTGGAGTTGTGAGTAAGCCATTTGACTTCGAGGGTGCGAAACGATCAAAAGTTGCTGAAAACGGTGCCGCTGAATTAGAGAAATATGTGGACTCTTTAATTGTTGTTTTGAATGAAAAACTGTTTGAAGTAATGGGCGAAGATGCAGAGATGCATACGGCCTTTAGCGCAGCTGATGATGTTTTACATAATGCGGTTGCTGGTATCGCAGAAATCATCAATGAACATGGTTTAATTAACGTGGACTTTGAAGATGTCAAAACAGTGATGGGTGAGCAAGGTAAGGCGATGATGGGAACCGCTACTGTTTCTGGTGTTGATCGTGCTCGTTTAGCCGCTGAAGCAGCAGTTGCATCACCATTATTAGAAGGTGTAGATTTATCTGGGGCAAGAGGCGTGTTGGTCAATATCACAGCAAGCCGCTCACTCAAACTTTCAGAAACAAGAGAAGTGATGGCAGCGATTCGTGGCTATGCTGCCGAAGATGCAACCATTATTTTTGGAACTGTTTATGATGAGTCTTTAGCCGATGCAATCCGCGTTACTGTAGTGGCAACTGGCTTAAACGGTGGTAAAAAGAATCAACAGCGTCCAGAGGAAGTATTTTGGCGTGAACAGGCAACAGGTACTTACAATGCAACACCTGCGATGGCTGATTTGAAGACGTTTCAACCAACTAGTCCGATTGCTACACAAGCATTAAGTCAAGTGACTTCAGGATACGCTTCTAATATGCCGACTTTAGGTCAAGCAATGCCAGAAACTAGTGCAATAGAAACTGCATCTGGAATACCAGCAGTATTTAAGCCATCACCGAATCGAGGACCGACACCAAGTTTGGGTGCATCTAGTTCACCGCAAGCAAGAACTTTGCTTGAAAAGGGTACGGATTTTTATGACATACCTGCCTTTTTAAGGAAGCAAGCTGATTAA
- the murC gene encoding UDP-N-acetylmuramate--L-alanine ligase — MKHIVQHIHFVGIGGAGMSGIAEVLLNLGYRVSGSDLAASASTERLKGFGADIFIGHHADHIGSAEAVVISTAVTGDNPEILAARAAHIPVIQRAVMLGELMRLKQGIAIAGTHGKTTTTSLVASILAEGQLDPTFVIGGKLTSAGANARLGTGEFIVAEADESDASFLNLLPVMEVVTNIDADHMETYQHSMAKLKQAFVQFTQKMPFYGVAILCVDDNNVRDMLPFVSQSILKYGLSEDADVRALDVRPVDAMMHFRVERKTVRRHGQVPGPIDIELNLPGVHNVRNALAAIAVATELGVSDKDIIHALKEFKGVGRRFTRHGEINIPSGGSFTLIDDYGHHPVEMAATLAAARGAFKSRRLVLAFQPHRFTRTRDCFGDFVHILQNFDSVILTDVYPAGEPIIKGADSPSLIDAIHHNLKSKPVQALHAEHLVYTSDVRQVPKSIMSHVQDGDVVITMGAGSISAIPTRLVEGRYE, encoded by the coding sequence ATGAAGCATATTGTTCAACATATTCATTTTGTGGGTATTGGCGGCGCGGGAATGAGCGGCATCGCTGAAGTTTTATTAAATTTAGGCTATCGCGTGAGCGGTTCAGATTTGGCAGCTAGTGCTAGTACTGAGCGATTAAAAGGTTTTGGGGCGGATATTTTTATCGGCCATCATGCAGATCATATAGGTAGTGCCGAGGCGGTTGTTATATCAACAGCAGTTACGGGAGATAACCCAGAAATTTTAGCGGCAAGAGCTGCGCATATACCCGTCATTCAACGTGCTGTGATGTTAGGTGAATTAATGCGCCTCAAGCAAGGCATTGCCATTGCTGGTACGCATGGCAAAACAACGACGACGAGCTTGGTTGCATCGATCCTCGCTGAGGGTCAATTAGATCCAACATTTGTGATAGGCGGTAAATTAACATCCGCTGGCGCAAACGCACGCTTAGGTACTGGAGAATTTATTGTTGCTGAGGCAGACGAATCTGATGCATCATTTTTAAATCTATTGCCGGTGATGGAGGTCGTCACCAATATTGATGCTGATCACATGGAAACCTATCAACATTCCATGGCTAAGTTAAAACAAGCATTTGTTCAATTTACTCAAAAAATGCCATTTTATGGCGTTGCAATCTTATGTGTAGATGACAACAATGTCAGGGATATGTTGCCCTTTGTTTCACAGTCTATATTGAAATATGGACTATCTGAGGATGCAGATGTAAGGGCTCTAGATGTTCGACCAGTAGATGCGATGATGCACTTCAGGGTAGAGCGTAAAACAGTTAGACGGCATGGACAAGTTCCAGGACCAATTGATATTGAGCTTAATTTGCCCGGTGTGCACAATGTCAGAAATGCTTTAGCAGCGATTGCCGTAGCAACAGAACTGGGTGTTAGTGACAAAGATATTATTCATGCCTTAAAAGAGTTCAAAGGAGTAGGGCGAAGATTTACTCGTCATGGAGAAATTAATATTCCATCAGGTGGAAGCTTTACTTTAATCGATGATTATGGGCACCATCCAGTAGAAATGGCTGCGACCTTGGCTGCTGCAAGAGGAGCATTTAAAAGTCGAAGATTAGTGTTGGCATTCCAACCACATCGCTTCACGAGAACTAGAGATTGTTTTGGTGATTTTGTCCATATACTGCAAAATTTTGATTCAGTTATTTTGACGGATGTGTATCCAGCTGGTGAGCCAATCATTAAGGGTGCAGATAGTCCGAGCTTAATTGATGCGATTCATCACAATCTTAAGTCCAAACCTGTGCAAGCATTACATGCGGAACATTTGGTTTACACATCTGATGTCAGGCAAGTTCCAAAAAGTATTATGAGTCATGTGCAAGATGGCGATGTCGTGATTACGATGGGTGCGGGTTCAATCTCAGCTATTCCTACCCGATTAGTGGAGGGACGTTATGAGTAA
- the ftsA gene encoding cell division protein FtsA, translating into MSKDNRNLLVGLDIGTSKVVALVADVHENGDFDVIGIGNTASKGIKKGVVVNIEDTVKSIQKALEEAEVMAQCRVDHVFAIISGNHVQSFNSTGMYAIRDKEVSAQDVERVIENAKPVNVPTDQKVLHMLIQEYLIDSQEDVRDPIGMSGQKLEVRTHIVTGAESAVQNIIKCIRRCGLEVNELVVQPLSSSLAVLTEDEKELGVVMVDIGGGTTDIAVFSQGSIRYTEVIPLGGDQITNDIAMALRTPTVDAEDLKIQYGCAKQSLADPQGMLDVPGIGERESKPISRQSLAAVIEPRVEELFKFVVDALEHSGYTHMIPSGVVLTGGAASMPGIVELAEEIFNKPARIGIPDYNGHLKDVLRTPKYSASIGLLREGRAQIMQGQEANRSKPLGGVMRRFRDWFTGNF; encoded by the coding sequence ATGAGTAAAGATAATCGTAACTTATTAGTTGGTCTTGATATTGGAACTTCCAAGGTTGTTGCCTTGGTTGCAGATGTTCATGAAAACGGTGATTTTGATGTCATAGGTATTGGCAATACCGCTTCAAAAGGCATCAAAAAAGGTGTCGTAGTTAATATTGAAGATACCGTCAAATCCATTCAAAAAGCTTTAGAAGAAGCTGAAGTGATGGCGCAATGTCGTGTTGATCATGTATTCGCCATTATTTCTGGGAATCATGTACAGAGTTTTAATAGTACGGGAATGTATGCAATTCGAGATAAAGAGGTTTCGGCGCAAGATGTAGAGCGCGTGATCGAAAATGCAAAGCCAGTGAATGTACCCACTGATCAAAAAGTATTGCACATGTTAATTCAGGAATATTTAATTGATAGCCAAGAAGATGTGCGTGATCCGATTGGCATGAGTGGTCAAAAGTTAGAAGTAAGAACACATATTGTGACGGGTGCTGAAAGTGCCGTACAGAACATTATTAAATGTATACGTCGTTGTGGACTAGAAGTAAATGAGTTAGTTGTACAGCCACTTTCATCAAGCTTAGCGGTTCTGACTGAAGATGAAAAAGAATTAGGCGTTGTGATGGTGGACATTGGGGGCGGAACAACGGATATTGCAGTATTTTCACAAGGTTCTATTCGGTATACCGAAGTTATTCCACTCGGAGGTGATCAAATTACCAATGATATTGCCATGGCTTTAAGAACCCCAACGGTTGATGCCGAGGATTTGAAAATTCAATATGGTTGCGCTAAACAATCCCTTGCTGATCCACAAGGAATGTTAGATGTGCCTGGTATTGGAGAGAGAGAATCTAAGCCAATTTCAAGACAGTCTTTAGCTGCGGTTATTGAGCCCAGGGTTGAAGAATTATTTAAATTTGTGGTGGATGCATTAGAGCATTCCGGATATACCCACATGATTCCTTCTGGAGTTGTATTGACAGGTGGCGCGGCGAGTATGCCTGGCATTGTTGAATTAGCAGAAGAAATATTTAATAAACCCGCACGCATCGGAATACCTGATTACAACGGACATTTAAAAGATGTTTTACGAACACCTAAATACTCTGCAAGCATTGGCTTGTTAAGAGAAGGTCGTGCGCAAATTATGCAAGGTCAAGAGGCAAATAGGTCAAAGCCACTGGGTGGCGTCATGAGGCGCTTCAGAGATTGGTTCACTGGAAATTTTTAA
- a CDS encoding D-alanine--D-alanine ligase — translation MSKQNTLQQWVANVEQVYTSFNPSDYGRVGVLLGGRSGERDVSLQSGGGVLEALKHLDIDAHPFDPGVRPVESMTQEQFDRVFISLHGRYGEDGTMQGFLEQLSIPYTGSGVLASAMAIDKQVTKNIWLSQGLATPKFMMLDEHSTWDEVIDYLGLPLIVKPAREGSSLGLTKVKHASELPAAYQLAAKLDRDVMAEQCIIGEELTCPMVGQGKQVQTLPMIKIKAPDANYDYHHKYVSNDTQYICPPSLDPKLEQAIEDLAIRSYQTLGCSGWGRADVMIDQNTNQPYLLEMNTSPGMTSHSLVPMAAKQAGVSYEKLVLWILHQTLNQSVEEKI, via the coding sequence ATGAGTAAGCAAAACACACTTCAGCAATGGGTCGCGAATGTGGAGCAAGTATATACAAGCTTCAATCCATCTGACTATGGGCGTGTTGGTGTTTTATTGGGCGGCCGATCTGGAGAGAGGGACGTTTCATTACAGTCTGGCGGTGGCGTATTAGAAGCCTTAAAACATCTAGATATTGATGCACACCCATTTGATCCTGGGGTCAGACCAGTTGAGTCGATGACTCAAGAACAATTTGATCGGGTATTTATCTCTTTGCATGGTCGCTATGGAGAGGATGGGACGATGCAGGGATTTTTAGAACAATTATCCATTCCCTACACAGGTAGTGGCGTACTTGCTTCTGCGATGGCAATTGATAAACAAGTGACTAAAAATATCTGGTTAAGCCAAGGATTAGCGACACCGAAATTTATGATGTTAGATGAGCATTCAACATGGGATGAGGTAATTGATTATCTTGGATTGCCATTAATCGTTAAACCTGCCAGAGAAGGTTCTTCACTTGGGTTAACTAAAGTCAAACACGCATCAGAATTACCCGCGGCATATCAGTTAGCCGCCAAGTTAGACCGGGATGTAATGGCAGAGCAATGCATTATCGGAGAAGAACTGACTTGTCCTATGGTTGGGCAAGGTAAGCAAGTTCAAACATTGCCAATGATCAAAATTAAAGCGCCAGATGCTAATTACGATTATCACCATAAATATGTTTCTAATGACACTCAATACATCTGCCCACCGAGCCTTGATCCAAAACTTGAACAAGCCATTGAAGATTTAGCAATACGCTCCTATCAAACTTTAGGGTGTTCAGGATGGGGAAGGGCTGATGTGATGATTGATCAAAATACCAACCAACCATATTTACTTGAAATGAATACCTCTCCTGGTATGACCTCGCATTCACTAGTGCCGATGGCAGCTAAGCAAGCAGGTGTTTCATATGAAAAGTTAGTGTTGTGGATACTTCATCAAACGCTCAATCAATCTGTGGAGGAAAAAATATGA
- a CDS encoding cell division protein FtsQ/DivIB yields MRASSLNAVKNKTPSPSLGEVLLPWLMNTAKSVFSGLLAIVIFMFAPVWNSKERMKHLTHFLMFSLIGLVLLWAFFWIGQRPVFTIAQIQIQGEGGQSLNHVSPALIRTQVLNQLGGNFFSVRLDLARKAFEELPWVRSASVRRVWPNGLSITLEEQQPIGIWSTKDGPKLLNSYGELFTVNLAEAELDKGLVEFSGPTNGNKEAVELYQQLGNWFKPLDTKVVSLSLSSRYSWTTRLDNGMVFELGRDLDQKDRSQIKNRLDRFFKVWPEVKEKLPNKVDYIDLRYANGFAVRSTNKSELSKKDSLTTAEIYTSASLFSNIPNSEMSGEVTDISNKKNTQDLKKSKFVGGRKSE; encoded by the coding sequence ATGAGAGCTTCCTCTTTAAATGCTGTTAAAAATAAAACGCCAAGCCCTTCTTTGGGAGAGGTTTTGTTGCCGTGGTTGATGAATACAGCCAAAAGTGTATTTTCTGGGCTTTTGGCAATCGTCATTTTTATGTTCGCACCAGTATGGAACTCAAAAGAGAGAATGAAGCATCTGACGCATTTCTTGATGTTCTCATTAATAGGATTAGTTTTGTTATGGGCATTTTTCTGGATTGGTCAAAGGCCAGTATTTACGATTGCGCAGATACAGATTCAAGGAGAAGGTGGCCAGAGTCTGAATCATGTTAGTCCAGCACTTATAAGAACTCAGGTATTAAATCAATTAGGTGGAAATTTCTTTAGCGTGAGATTAGATCTTGCTCGAAAAGCATTTGAGGAATTGCCATGGGTTAGGTCAGCCAGTGTAAGAAGAGTATGGCCAAATGGATTAAGTATTACCTTGGAAGAGCAACAACCCATCGGTATTTGGAGCACCAAAGATGGCCCTAAATTACTCAACTCTTATGGAGAGTTATTTACTGTTAATTTGGCAGAAGCTGAATTAGATAAAGGATTAGTTGAATTCTCTGGACCAACAAACGGCAATAAAGAAGCTGTAGAGCTCTATCAACAATTAGGTAATTGGTTTAAACCTTTAGATACAAAAGTAGTCAGTTTGTCCTTAAGTTCGAGATATTCCTGGACTACTCGTTTGGATAACGGCATGGTTTTTGAACTTGGAAGAGATCTGGATCAAAAAGATAGAAGTCAAATTAAAAATCGATTAGATCGATTTTTTAAAGTTTGGCCAGAAGTAAAAGAAAAACTTCCAAACAAAGTGGATTACATCGACTTGCGATATGCCAATGGTTTTGCAGTGAGATCTACCAATAAGTCTGAACTGAGTAAAAAGGATTCCCTAACAACCGCGGAAATATATACAAGCGCAAGCTTATTTTCAAACATACCCAATAGTGAAATGAGTGGTGAAGTCACAGATATCTCAAATAAAAAGAATACACAGGATTTGAAAAAATCAAAGTTTGTTGGTGGGCGGAAAAGTGAATGA
- the ftsW gene encoding putative lipid II flippase FtsW, which translates to MKNVVSQGWGGFSRIWSKSRNGISGGIREGFNDFRSELRDATKTKKYSRSGMTQWDQPLLWTTTLLVLLGVVMVYSASISIANGSGSVGSQTSVSYLIRHVISICVAIVAGLLAYQVPLKVWDRISPLIFAVTIVLLIVVLIPGVGHAVKGSRRWIPLGLMNFQPSELMKLACVLFVAHYTVRRQEFLHSFVKGFLPMGFIVGFVGVLLLLEPDMGAFLVVAGIAMGILFLGGISAKLFGYLICIGILAFSTIVALSPFRKARIMAFLDPWDPEQAQGKAYQLTHSLMAFGRGEWFGAGLGGSVEKLHYLPEAHTDFILAVIGEELGFVGVLIVILGFYYIVRRSFMIGRTCLQLDRSFAGLVAKGIGIWIGWQTFINMGVNLGLLPTKGLTLPLVSYGGSALLLNMIAIAVLLKIDAENRVLMRGGKL; encoded by the coding sequence ATGAAAAATGTAGTTTCTCAAGGTTGGGGTGGGTTCTCAAGAATCTGGTCAAAATCTCGCAACGGGATTAGTGGCGGAATTCGCGAAGGATTTAATGATTTCCGTTCAGAATTAAGGGACGCCACCAAGACCAAAAAATATTCCCGCTCCGGTATGACACAGTGGGATCAACCATTGCTATGGACAACGACCTTGCTCGTATTGCTTGGTGTTGTGATGGTTTACTCGGCATCTATATCTATTGCAAACGGAAGCGGAAGTGTCGGCAGTCAAACTAGTGTCAGTTATTTAATCAGACATGTGATTTCAATTTGCGTCGCGATTGTGGCAGGGTTATTGGCTTATCAAGTACCACTTAAAGTATGGGATCGCATATCACCTTTAATTTTTGCTGTAACGATTGTTTTATTGATCGTTGTATTGATTCCTGGGGTTGGTCATGCAGTCAAAGGATCAAGAAGATGGATTCCATTAGGACTCATGAATTTTCAGCCATCCGAATTAATGAAACTCGCATGTGTATTATTTGTTGCCCATTACACCGTGCGTCGACAAGAGTTTTTACATTCATTTGTAAAAGGCTTCTTACCTATGGGATTTATTGTTGGATTTGTAGGCGTCTTATTGCTTTTAGAGCCTGATATGGGAGCATTTTTGGTTGTCGCAGGGATTGCGATGGGTATTTTATTTTTGGGTGGAATTAGCGCAAAACTATTTGGTTATTTAATCTGTATTGGTATCTTGGCGTTTAGCACGATTGTTGCCCTATCGCCTTTTAGAAAAGCTCGCATCATGGCATTTTTAGATCCTTGGGATCCCGAGCAAGCACAAGGAAAAGCATATCAATTGACCCATTCGCTCATGGCCTTTGGTCGAGGAGAATGGTTTGGAGCTGGGCTGGGAGGAAGTGTTGAGAAACTACATTATCTTCCAGAGGCACATACTGATTTCATTCTTGCGGTGATTGGTGAAGAGTTAGGCTTTGTTGGAGTATTGATTGTTATTTTAGGTTTTTACTACATCGTCCGTCGGTCATTTATGATTGGCCGGACATGCTTACAGTTAGATCGAAGTTTTGCTGGATTAGTGGCAAAAGGGATTGGTATTTGGATTGGGTGGCAGACCTTTATCAATATGGGTGTGAACCTTGGGCTATTGCCAACAAAAGGTTTAACCTTGCCATTAGTTAGTTATGGCGGATCTGCCTTATTGCTCAATATGATTGCCATTGCAGTACTACTCAAAATTGATGCAGAGAACCGGGTCTTAATGCGAGGTGGAAAGCTATGA
- the murD gene encoding UDP-N-acetylmuramoyl-L-alanine--D-glutamate ligase produces MGIGESGQAMAKWAHAQGAQVAMHDTREQSVVSSKIQEQLQEFQDLGIKITYGKQGAFSLQGIQMIALSPGISPLDSWIENLLNQAKEQGIVIWGELDFFTQAINALKETQAYQPKVVAITGTNGKTTTTALCGVIFSKTGKSVAVAGNISPSLLDKLTQCLVDHQLPDIWVLELSSYQLFYSQNFNPDAATVLNITEDHLDWHGDFDHYCASKKKIFGPTTIPILNRDDLKVMSMVDIDARDRLRTISFGIDTPQEPDQFGIVGDMNGGIDWLAWIMPDEESGQRKRRRAKEVAHEYEQPIQIKRLIPTEALLIKGRHNATNTLAALGLGQAIDLSMASLLHGLRDYRGEPHRVQSIAVIDDVEYIDDSKGTNVGATLAALNGLGATLGEKKIILIAGGDGKGQNFSPLSDAIHRFVKHIYLLGKDAQQIEAVLNENLVSISHVATIEEAVDLASKIGRAGDKILLSPACASLDMFKDYVHRAEVFSSAVDNISYQTHAIGVGL; encoded by the coding sequence ATGGGAATTGGAGAATCTGGGCAAGCGATGGCTAAATGGGCGCATGCTCAAGGTGCACAAGTTGCCATGCACGATACGAGAGAACAAAGTGTAGTTTCATCAAAAATCCAAGAACAATTACAAGAGTTCCAAGACTTAGGCATCAAGATTACCTATGGTAAACAGGGTGCCTTCAGTTTGCAGGGTATTCAGATGATTGCCCTGAGCCCTGGTATTTCTCCATTAGACAGTTGGATAGAAAATCTATTGAATCAAGCAAAAGAACAGGGTATCGTCATTTGGGGTGAATTAGATTTTTTCACACAGGCCATTAATGCACTGAAGGAAACTCAAGCCTATCAACCTAAAGTGGTTGCAATTACTGGCACTAACGGTAAAACCACAACCACTGCGTTATGTGGTGTTATTTTTAGCAAAACCGGTAAGTCAGTTGCCGTAGCAGGAAATATTAGCCCATCACTTTTAGATAAATTGACCCAATGTCTTGTAGATCATCAGTTACCAGATATATGGGTATTAGAGCTTTCTAGCTATCAGTTGTTTTATAGCCAGAACTTTAACCCTGACGCTGCGACCGTCTTGAATATTACGGAAGATCATTTAGATTGGCATGGGGATTTTGATCACTACTGTGCCTCGAAGAAAAAAATATTTGGCCCAACTACTATTCCAATTCTGAATCGTGATGATTTAAAAGTTATGTCGATGGTTGATATAGATGCGAGAGATCGTTTGAGAACGATTTCATTTGGCATAGATACCCCACAAGAACCAGATCAATTTGGCATTGTAGGTGATATGAATGGAGGTATTGATTGGTTGGCGTGGATCATGCCTGATGAAGAATCTGGGCAAAGAAAACGTAGACGAGCCAAAGAAGTTGCTCATGAGTATGAGCAACCAATACAAATTAAGAGATTGATTCCTACAGAGGCATTACTCATTAAGGGGCGTCATAATGCCACCAATACCTTGGCTGCTCTTGGATTAGGGCAGGCAATTGATTTAAGTATGGCCTCTTTACTGCATGGACTTAGAGATTATCGCGGCGAGCCGCACCGAGTTCAGAGTATTGCCGTGATTGACGATGTTGAGTACATCGACGACAGTAAAGGTACAAATGTGGGCGCTACTCTTGCCGCATTAAATGGTCTAGGTGCAACTTTAGGTGAAAAGAAAATTATCCTGATTGCTGGAGGTGATGGTAAGGGGCAAAACTTTTCACCGTTAAGTGATGCTATTCATCGTTTTGTAAAACATATCTATTTATTGGGTAAAGATGCTCAACAAATTGAAGCAGTACTGAATGAGAATTTAGTTTCTATTTCACATGTGGCAACGATTGAAGAAGCTGTAGATCTAGCCTCCAAAATTGGACGTGCGGGCGACAAAATATTACTTTCACCGGCATGTGCAAGTTTAGATATGTTTAAAGATTATGTACATCGTGCGGAGGTTTTCAGTAGTGCTGTAGACAATATTTCCTATCAAACTCACGCGATTGGAGTGGGCTTATGA
- the murG gene encoding undecaprenyldiphospho-muramoylpentapeptide beta-N-acetylglucosaminyltransferase, producing MTLLTPSSKAILIMAGGTGGHIFPGLAVAEYLRLEGWRVYWLGNPKGMEFNIITKQGISFEAVEFGGLRGKGLMTKLKLPFHLLKASLQSLHIIRKVKPHVLLGMGGYITFPAGLVASIVGYPLVLHEQNSIAGLANKVLSKFASRSLCAFPEAIANAEWVGNPLRANLLQLPVPEVRFANRTGPLKVLVVGGSLGAQALNEIVPQAISMIPQAERPLITHQSGQKNVDTLVSNYQAAGVEAEVKPFIDDMAQAYGEADLVICRSGAMTVAELAACGVASYLVPFPHAVDDHQTSNAQFLSRAKAAVLMPQSELSPARLAQWLQSINRDTLLEMSNQALNMAKPFATARVAEVCKEVSLA from the coding sequence ATGACACTGCTTACACCATCTTCAAAAGCGATCTTAATCATGGCAGGTGGAACTGGGGGGCATATTTTCCCAGGATTAGCTGTGGCCGAGTATCTGCGCTTAGAAGGTTGGAGAGTGTATTGGTTAGGCAATCCTAAAGGCATGGAGTTTAACATTATTACCAAACAAGGCATTTCATTTGAAGCTGTCGAGTTTGGAGGTTTAAGAGGTAAGGGGTTAATGACGAAATTGAAATTACCCTTTCATCTCCTGAAGGCATCTTTACAAAGCTTACACATCATCAGAAAAGTAAAGCCTCATGTTTTACTCGGAATGGGCGGATATATTACCTTCCCTGCTGGATTAGTTGCATCTATCGTTGGCTATCCACTTGTCTTACATGAGCAAAATTCAATTGCTGGACTTGCAAATAAAGTGCTATCTAAATTCGCATCAAGAAGCTTATGCGCATTTCCAGAAGCGATAGCGAATGCAGAATGGGTTGGTAATCCATTAAGAGCAAATTTATTGCAATTACCAGTTCCTGAAGTACGTTTTGCCAATCGAACTGGTCCGTTAAAAGTACTAGTCGTTGGTGGCAGTCTTGGGGCTCAAGCATTAAATGAAATCGTGCCGCAGGCAATCAGTATGATTCCGCAAGCTGAGCGCCCTTTGATCACCCATCAATCTGGGCAAAAAAATGTAGATACCTTAGTGTCAAACTATCAAGCGGCTGGCGTAGAAGCTGAGGTTAAACCATTTATCGATGATATGGCTCAAGCATATGGTGAGGCTGACTTAGTCATCTGTCGTTCAGGTGCGATGACTGTTGCTGAATTAGCAGCGTGTGGCGTTGCCTCTTATTTAGTGCCATTTCCGCATGCTGTGGATGATCATCAGACATCCAATGCACAATTTTTATCGCGTGCGAAAGCAGCAGTTTTGATGCCGCAATCAGAACTATCTCCAGCCCGCTTAGCTCAGTGGTTGCAATCGATCAATCGTGACACCTTATTAGAGATGTCAAATCAAGCATTGAACATGGCGAAGCCATTTGCAACTGCAAGGGTCGCAGAGGTTTGTAAGGAGGTCAGCCTCGCATGA
- a CDS encoding peroxiredoxin, whose protein sequence is MIAVNQAVPNATLYEFISQETPGCTIGPNAFQVSEITKGKKIIVFGLPGAFTPTCSAQHVPGYVEHFAALKAKGVDEVWCVSVNDAFVMGAWGDNLKVGSTVRMMADGSGEWTKALGLEFDLVAKGLGVRSQRYVMVLDNGVVKHLAVEAPGKFEVSSAQAVMAHV, encoded by the coding sequence ATGATTGCTGTAAATCAAGCCGTACCAAATGCAACGCTATATGAATTCATATCCCAGGAGACTCCTGGGTGCACGATTGGACCTAATGCATTTCAGGTATCTGAAATTACAAAAGGAAAAAAAATTATTGTTTTTGGCTTGCCAGGAGCTTTCACACCGACATGTTCAGCACAACATGTTCCTGGATATGTAGAACATTTTGCAGCTTTAAAAGCAAAAGGTGTTGATGAAGTTTGGTGTGTCTCAGTGAATGATGCCTTTGTAATGGGTGCATGGGGAGATAACCTGAAGGTCGGCAGCACTGTACGGATGATGGCGGATGGTAGTGGCGAATGGACAAAAGCTTTGGGATTAGAGTTTGACTTAGTTGCCAAAGGTTTAGGCGTGCGTTCACAACGCTATGTCATGGTTTTAGATAATGGTGTTGTCAAGCATCTCGCAGTAGAAGCGCCTGGTAAATTTGAAGTAAGTAGTGCGCAAGCTGTGATGGCGCATGTGTAA